One part of the uncultured Bacteroides sp. genome encodes these proteins:
- a CDS encoding helix-turn-helix domain-containing protein — protein sequence MSDNIVRTMFNVEYCKATTDQDWLVRQFEAFHFDQPFLTEKFIPRPDVSIIFHFKDAPLILNEKKIQLEPFFAAPIIPKSLLLNFHGLMDTFVVICKPTVFSRIFGIDLSPRPRYSITLPHTIFYPAWDALSALKTTRERIDYFIEFINKVQNTPYIPDAVDQLYDKILEKGTTTLLKDIMQDCCACKRTLERNFIKRTGVSPKTLMRIIRLDYLWSKIKNEGAIDYQELVFDGNYFDQAHFINDFKNIVGETPSFFFKRNLQLTKMFSGREITNM from the coding sequence ATGTCCGACAATATAGTAAGAACTATGTTTAATGTAGAATACTGTAAAGCGACAACTGACCAGGATTGGCTTGTCAGACAATTTGAGGCTTTCCATTTTGACCAGCCTTTTTTGACGGAGAAATTTATTCCTCGTCCTGATGTTTCTATTATTTTTCATTTCAAAGATGCTCCTCTGATTTTGAATGAAAAAAAAATCCAGCTTGAACCTTTTTTTGCAGCTCCTATTATTCCCAAATCGTTATTATTAAATTTCCATGGATTAATGGACACTTTTGTCGTTATATGTAAACCTACTGTTTTTTCTCGTATTTTTGGTATCGATTTGTCTCCCAGACCTAGATATAGTATAACTTTACCTCATACCATTTTTTATCCTGCATGGGATGCATTGTCTGCACTTAAAACTACAAGAGAACGAATTGATTATTTCATCGAATTTATTAATAAAGTTCAAAACACTCCTTATATACCTGATGCTGTAGATCAGCTTTATGACAAAATCTTAGAGAAAGGGACAACTACCTTACTGAAAGATATTATGCAGGATTGTTGTGCGTGTAAACGAACTCTGGAACGAAACTTTATTAAACGCACAGGCGTTAGTCCAAAAACATTAATGAGAATTATAAGACTAGATTATTTATGGTCAAAGATCAAAAATGAAGGTGCAATTGATTATCAGGAGCTTGTATTTGATGGGAATTACTTTGATCAGGCTCATTTCATCAATGATTTTAAGAATATTGTTGGCGAAACACCAAGCTTCTTTTTTAAAAGGAATCTACAACTTACAAAAATGTTCTCAGGCCGGGAAATTACAAATATGTAA
- a CDS encoding glycosyl hydrolase 115 family protein — protein sequence MKIRKIWTVCCLINLFFLQQLLAADSFVTYNDNGFSWIQNGKAYPILVDQQEYKGVLRAVSNLQSDANKVTGVIPEISNSASGSKMLIIGSVENSSWIKKLLKSGKISSAELQGKREKYIIQTVKQPFEGVDEAVVIAGSDKRGAIYGIYELSNQMGVSPWYYWADVPVEKHDKICIKEGFYTDGEPAVKFRGIFLNDEAPSLSGWSHDTFGGFNSKFYEKVFELILRLKGNFMWPAMWGNAFYDDDKQNGPLADEMGIVMGTSHHEPMGLAQQDWKRRGTGAWNYNTNSTVLRDFWKKGMERCKNWESVITVGMRGDGDEPMSEGANISLLQNIVKDQRNIIESVTGRKASETPQVWALYKEVQDYYDKGMRVPDDVTLLLCDDNWGNVRKLPNLKAKPRKGGYGMYYHVDYVGAPRNSKWLNVTQIQRTWEQMNLAYEYGVRNLWVVNVGDLKPMEYPITFFLDMAWNPAQFNENNLLSHTERFCEKQFGPKYAKEAARLIDTYTKYNRRVTPESLNDKTYSLENYDEWKRVKDDYEALSLDALKLYYLMPENYRDAFDQLVLFPIQACANLYDMYYALAKNRDLAAKNDVEANKWAFKVRDCFDRDSVLTYHYNKVMSNGKWNHIMDQTHIGYKSWNDPRYNIMPKVTMVPEPRIAIPNVFIENDGYVSMEAEHYTRSANSSITKWITIPNLGRTLSGVTTSPCTVNPDKDMYLEYDFKTDKSGDATVYLRFSATLNFNDNKGLRYAVSLDGDQEQIVNINGHYKGELGKWQAEHVIVTNTLHHVYNKEKHTLRIRPLDPALVLQKVMIDFGGLKPSFLGAPESLIK from the coding sequence ATGAAAATAAGAAAGATCTGGACTGTTTGTTGTTTGATTAATTTGTTCTTCCTGCAGCAATTATTAGCCGCCGATAGTTTTGTAACTTATAATGATAATGGATTTTCCTGGATACAAAACGGGAAAGCATATCCAATATTAGTCGATCAACAGGAATATAAAGGTGTTTTGCGTGCAGTGTCTAATTTACAATCAGATGCAAATAAAGTAACAGGAGTGATACCTGAAATATCTAATTCAGCATCTGGAAGTAAAATGCTGATTATTGGTTCTGTTGAAAATAGTAGCTGGATAAAGAAATTGTTAAAGTCAGGAAAAATAAGCTCTGCTGAATTGCAAGGAAAACGTGAGAAATATATTATTCAAACTGTGAAACAACCATTTGAAGGTGTAGATGAAGCTGTTGTTATTGCAGGAAGTGATAAACGAGGTGCTATTTATGGCATTTATGAGCTATCCAATCAAATGGGAGTTTCTCCATGGTATTATTGGGCAGATGTTCCGGTTGAAAAGCATGATAAAATTTGTATAAAGGAGGGATTTTATACAGATGGTGAGCCTGCTGTTAAATTCCGTGGAATATTCTTAAATGATGAAGCACCGTCATTAAGTGGTTGGTCGCATGATACTTTTGGTGGATTTAATAGCAAGTTTTATGAAAAGGTCTTTGAGCTGATTTTGCGTCTGAAAGGAAATTTTATGTGGCCTGCAATGTGGGGAAATGCATTTTATGATGACGATAAGCAAAATGGTCCATTAGCAGACGAGATGGGTATTGTAATGGGTACTTCTCATCATGAACCGATGGGGTTAGCACAACAGGATTGGAAACGTAGGGGAACGGGCGCATGGAATTATAATACAAATAGTACTGTGCTGCGTGATTTCTGGAAAAAAGGTATGGAGCGTTGCAAAAACTGGGAATCGGTAATCACTGTTGGTATGCGTGGCGATGGTGATGAACCCATGAGTGAAGGTGCTAATATTTCATTATTACAGAATATAGTTAAAGACCAACGCAACATTATTGAATCTGTTACTGGTAGAAAAGCATCAGAAACTCCTCAAGTTTGGGCGCTTTATAAAGAAGTGCAGGATTATTATGATAAAGGAATGAGAGTTCCGGATGATGTTACCTTGTTGCTCTGCGATGATAACTGGGGGAATGTGCGAAAGCTTCCAAACTTAAAAGCAAAACCTCGTAAAGGTGGTTATGGAATGTATTATCATGTTGATTATGTTGGTGCACCAAGAAATTCTAAATGGTTAAATGTTACTCAGATACAACGTACATGGGAACAAATGAATCTTGCTTATGAATATGGAGTCCGGAATTTATGGGTAGTGAATGTTGGTGATTTGAAACCAATGGAGTATCCTATTACTTTCTTTTTAGATATGGCTTGGAATCCTGCACAGTTTAATGAAAACAATTTATTGTCTCATACGGAAAGATTCTGTGAAAAGCAGTTTGGCCCGAAGTATGCAAAAGAAGCAGCTCGCCTTATTGATACTTATACAAAGTATAATCGTAGGGTAACTCCAGAATCATTGAATGATAAGACTTATAGTTTAGAAAATTATGACGAATGGAAGCGTGTGAAAGATGATTATGAAGCTCTAAGTCTGGATGCATTGAAACTATATTATCTGATGCCGGAGAATTATCGGGATGCTTTTGATCAGTTAGTGCTTTTCCCAATTCAGGCATGTGCCAATCTTTATGATATGTACTATGCGTTGGCAAAGAATCGTGATTTGGCTGCAAAGAATGATGTTGAAGCTAACAAATGGGCCTTCAAAGTACGTGATTGCTTTGATCGCGATTCCGTTTTGACTTATCATTATAATAAAGTGATGAGTAATGGTAAATGGAATCATATTATGGATCAAACACACATTGGTTATAAATCATGGAATGATCCTAGATACAATATTATGCCTAAGGTAACTATGGTTCCGGAACCTCGCATTGCCATTCCTAATGTATTTATTGAGAACGATGGTTATGTTTCTATGGAAGCAGAGCATTATACTCGTTCAGCTAATAGTTCAATAACTAAATGGATTACCATTCCAAATCTAGGACGTACTTTGTCTGGAGTTACAACATCTCCTTGCACAGTAAACCCTGATAAAGATATGTATCTGGAATATGATTTTAAAACGGATAAAAGTGGTGATGCAACAGTTTATCTACGCTTTTCTGCTACTTTGAATTTCAATGATAATAAGGGTTTGAGGTATGCAGTCAGTCTGGATGGAGATCAAGAACAAATAGTAAACATCAATGGACATTACAAAGGTGAACTTGGTAAATGGCAGGCAGAACATGTTATTGTGACAAACACCCTTCACCACGTATATAATAAAGAAAAGCATACATTGAGAATTCGTCCGTTAGATCCAGCTTTAGTATTGCAAAAAGTAATGATCGATTTTGGAGGTCTGAAACCTTCATTCCTGGGGGCGCCGGAGAGTTTAATTAAATAG
- a CDS encoding sialate O-acetylesterase has translation MNNSKFRLILLALLTCSFSVWTEAKVKFPAIFSDGMVLQREQPVKIWGKADAGENVEITFKKKKYSTKADENGKWQVVLPSIKAGGPYEMNVNDLSIKDILIGDVWLCSGQSNMELTAARVTDMFRSEIESYSNPMIRYVKIPYGNDLHGPKDDISRMDWKALTIENAPSFSALAYFFAKEMYNETKVPVGIVNSSWGGSSVEAWMSEDALQAFPKKLRERDIFNSDEYRALANKCNGMMSDLWNTTLYKNDKGLHAPVCWYKPELDDTDWKTVDLFSSDWAINSGNLLNGAHWFRQHVSLTKEQASKNVVLRLGCIRDADSVFVNGTFVGTTAYQYPPRIYKIPASLLQVGDNTITVRLISYGGFPGFVKDKLYCMAIDGDTINLSNQWKYKLGCELPSKNGDVSFQNIPTGMYNSMISPLKNLSFKGALWYQGETNTGKPDEYEALLTAMINDWRTKLGNKDLPFFIVQLANFMQTHPQPVESGWAGLREAQRQVSLKVPNTALAVAIDLGEWNDIHPLNKKELARRISLLTKKVVYDHKDVVCNGPICKSMTVENGKLILSFEEGTNNLMPVDHLKGFAVAGEDGRFKWAQAVIENNKVIVWNNEILRPIKVRYAWDDNPQGVNLKNNAGLPASPFQMTLEK, from the coding sequence ATGAATAATAGTAAATTCAGATTAATTTTATTGGCATTATTGACTTGTAGTTTTTCAGTGTGGACTGAAGCAAAAGTAAAATTTCCGGCTATTTTTTCAGATGGAATGGTACTTCAACGTGAACAGCCCGTTAAGATATGGGGAAAAGCCGATGCCGGAGAGAATGTGGAGATAACATTCAAGAAAAAGAAGTATAGTACAAAAGCAGATGAAAACGGTAAATGGCAGGTTGTTCTTCCATCAATAAAAGCGGGTGGACCTTATGAAATGAATGTAAATGACCTTTCCATAAAGGATATATTGATAGGTGATGTTTGGTTGTGTTCGGGGCAATCGAATATGGAATTAACAGCTGCCAGAGTTACGGATATGTTCCGCAGTGAGATAGAGAGTTATTCAAACCCAATGATTCGTTATGTAAAAATACCCTATGGCAATGATTTGCATGGGCCTAAAGATGATATTTCAAGAATGGACTGGAAAGCACTGACAATAGAAAATGCTCCGTCTTTTTCAGCGTTAGCCTACTTCTTTGCAAAAGAGATGTACAATGAAACAAAAGTTCCTGTTGGCATTGTGAACTCCAGTTGGGGAGGAAGCTCTGTAGAAGCGTGGATGAGTGAAGATGCGTTGCAGGCTTTCCCGAAAAAATTACGTGAAAGAGATATTTTCAATTCAGATGAATATAGAGCATTAGCGAATAAATGCAATGGAATGATGTCTGATCTTTGGAATACCACTTTATATAAAAATGATAAAGGTCTACATGCACCTGTTTGCTGGTATAAGCCCGAGTTGGACGATACAGATTGGAAAACGGTCGATCTTTTCTCTTCAGATTGGGCAATCAATAGTGGTAATCTATTAAACGGGGCACATTGGTTCCGCCAGCATGTTAGTCTTACCAAAGAACAGGCAAGTAAAAATGTTGTGTTACGCCTTGGATGTATACGAGATGCAGACTCAGTATTTGTAAATGGAACATTTGTAGGTACAACAGCTTATCAATATCCACCTCGTATTTATAAAATTCCGGCTTCATTATTACAGGTCGGTGATAACACAATTACGGTTCGCTTAATTAGTTATGGCGGATTCCCGGGATTCGTTAAAGACAAACTTTATTGTATGGCTATTGATGGAGATACAATAAATCTTTCCAACCAATGGAAATATAAGTTAGGTTGTGAATTACCTTCTAAAAATGGAGATGTTTCTTTTCAGAATATTCCAACCGGAATGTACAATTCAATGATATCTCCATTGAAAAACCTTTCTTTTAAAGGAGCTTTGTGGTATCAGGGTGAAACGAATACAGGCAAGCCGGACGAATATGAAGCTTTGTTGACTGCAATGATAAATGATTGGCGAACCAAATTAGGCAATAAGGATTTACCATTTTTTATCGTACAGCTAGCTAATTTTATGCAAACACATCCTCAACCAGTAGAAAGTGGTTGGGCTGGCCTGCGTGAAGCTCAGCGACAAGTTTCTTTAAAAGTTCCCAATACAGCATTGGCTGTGGCTATTGATTTGGGTGAGTGGAACGATATTCATCCGTTGAATAAGAAGGAACTGGCAAGGCGCATATCTTTATTGACGAAAAAAGTGGTTTACGACCATAAAGATGTAGTTTGTAACGGACCTATCTGTAAATCAATGACAGTAGAAAATGGAAAACTAATCCTTTCTTTCGAAGAAGGTACAAATAACCTGATGCCGGTTGATCATTTAAAAGGTTTTGCTGTGGCGGGTGAAGATGGACGTTTTAAATGGGCTCAAGCTGTCATAGAAAATAATAAAGTAATAGTTTGGAATAATGAGATTTTACGACCGATAAAGGTACGCTATGCATGGGATGATAATCCTCAGGGAGTAAATCTGAAGAATAACGCAGGGCTTCCCGCTTCTCCATTTCAAATGACATTAGAAAAATGA
- a CDS encoding AI-2E family transporter, translating into MNTKKQYCKYSLIAIILVLGTILLIKLSPFLSGILGASTIYILVRKQMFYLTEKKNIKRCIAASLMLFEAALCFLIPISLVVWLLVGKLQHLNIDPQSYISAIKNIASLIFEKTGYNVLNEDNLSAITAFIPQAGQYIVGNISNFTINMFVMLLILFFMLLEGRKMELYLYDLLPFTSSDKTNVLNRIKTIIRSNAIGIPLVAISQGGVAFIGYLIFGVPNPILFGFLSCFASIIPIVGIGLIWAPLVAYLFLTGDWQNGIGLAAYSFIVTTNIDNLLRFMLQKRLANTHPLITIFGVILGLKLFGFLGIIFGPLLLSIFILCINIFKKEYLEGNSKE; encoded by the coding sequence ATGAATACCAAAAAACAATATTGCAAATATTCACTAATAGCCATTATTCTGGTTTTAGGAACAATTTTACTTATTAAATTAAGTCCTTTTCTGAGTGGAATCCTTGGTGCATCTACTATTTATATCCTGGTAAGAAAGCAAATGTTCTATCTGACAGAGAAAAAAAATATAAAACGTTGTATAGCTGCCTCATTGATGCTTTTCGAAGCTGCGTTGTGCTTTCTTATCCCTATTTCTCTTGTTGTTTGGCTACTGGTTGGAAAACTTCAGCATTTAAATATTGATCCTCAGTCGTACATTTCAGCTATTAAAAACATTGCCAGCCTTATTTTTGAAAAGACTGGTTATAATGTGCTCAATGAAGATAACTTATCAGCTATAACAGCTTTTATACCCCAAGCAGGTCAATATATAGTAGGCAATATAAGTAATTTTACCATAAACATGTTTGTTATGCTTCTAATTCTCTTTTTCATGCTATTAGAAGGAAGAAAGATGGAACTGTATTTATATGATTTATTACCTTTTACCAGCTCTGATAAAACCAATGTGCTTAATAGAATAAAAACAATAATTAGATCTAATGCAATCGGTATTCCTTTAGTTGCCATCTCCCAGGGAGGAGTAGCATTTATTGGATATCTGATATTCGGAGTTCCTAACCCTATTCTCTTTGGCTTTTTAAGTTGCTTTGCATCTATTATTCCTATAGTAGGAATCGGATTAATCTGGGCACCATTGGTTGCATATCTGTTTCTGACAGGTGATTGGCAAAATGGTATCGGCCTTGCTGCTTACTCATTCATTGTAACTACAAATATAGACAATTTATTGCGCTTCATGTTACAAAAGAGACTAGCTAACACACATCCGTTGATTACCATTTTTGGAGTTATTCTGGGACTGAAATTATTTGGTTTTCTGGGAATTATATTCGGTCCTTTGTTATTATCTATATTTATACTTTGCATTAATATTTTTAAGAAAGAATACCTGGAAGGAAATTCTAAAGAATAG
- a CDS encoding UDP-glucuronic acid decarboxylase family protein: MKRILVTGGAGFIGSHLCTKLINDGHSVICLDNFFTGSRSNVWHLMDNSRFELVRHDVTVPYNAEVDEIYNLACPASPVHYQHDPVKTVKTSVMGAINMLALGRQVGAKVLQASTSEVYGDPIVHPQTEEYWGNVNTVGIRSCYDEGKRCAETLFMDYHRQKKLRIKIIRIFNTYGPLMSKNDGRVVSNFIVQALKNEDITLYGDGSQTRSFQYVDDLIEGMVRMMDTDDKFIGPINIGNPNEFTIKELAEKVIELTGAKSKFIYKPLPGDDPKQRQPDITLAKEKLNWQPSVHLEEGLIKTIDYFKSIL, translated from the coding sequence ATGAAGAGAATATTGGTTACAGGAGGAGCCGGCTTTATAGGTTCACACTTATGTACTAAATTGATAAATGACGGACATAGTGTTATTTGTTTAGATAATTTTTTTACAGGCTCCAGAAGTAATGTATGGCACCTTATGGATAATTCTCGATTTGAGTTGGTTCGCCATGATGTAACTGTTCCATATAATGCAGAGGTTGACGAAATCTATAATCTTGCATGCCCTGCTTCCCCTGTTCATTATCAGCATGATCCTGTAAAAACAGTAAAAACGTCTGTTATGGGTGCTATTAATATGTTGGCTCTTGGCAGACAGGTGGGGGCTAAAGTGTTGCAGGCTTCTACCAGTGAAGTTTATGGAGATCCAATTGTTCATCCTCAAACGGAAGAATACTGGGGCAATGTAAATACAGTTGGTATTCGTTCTTGTTATGATGAAGGAAAACGTTGTGCCGAAACGCTTTTTATGGATTATCACAGACAAAAAAAACTTCGTATAAAGATTATTCGTATATTTAATACTTATGGTCCTTTAATGAGTAAAAATGATGGTCGGGTTGTCTCCAATTTTATCGTTCAGGCATTAAAGAACGAAGATATTACTCTTTATGGGGATGGTAGTCAGACTCGTAGCTTTCAATATGTGGATGACCTGATAGAGGGTATGGTTCGTATGATGGATACCGATGATAAGTTTATTGGTCCAATAAATATTGGCAATCCCAATGAATTTACAATTAAAGAACTTGCGGAAAAGGTTATTGAGTTAACAGGGGCTAAATCCAAATTTATTTATAAACCTTTACCCGGAGATGATCCCAAACAACGCCAGCCGGATATTACTTTGGCAAAAGAAAAATTAAATTGGCAGCCCTCTGTTCATCTGGAAGAAGGATTGATAAAAACAATCGATTATTTTAAATCAATACTTTAA